Below is a genomic region from Cloeon dipterum chromosome 2, ieCloDipt1.1, whole genome shotgun sequence.
TCACCGTCAGCAGTTTTGACCGGTATAGTGAagaaaagaaacaataaattttatgacttcgatttaaaatgttcttttTAGCTGCACATTGCCTTTATGGATCAGAAGCAGAAGACTTCGTAGTTTATCTTGGGATGGaagataaaagaaaaagaagagctcCTGGTGTCcagagaaaattggtttttaactTCCATGTAAATTATTCTCATCCATAATAATCTTGACATCGTTTAGGTTAGCAGTCTGATCACGCACCCGAAATATGACCCTAAGGAGTTCAACAGTGACGTCGGACTCGTGATTTtgaacgaaaaaattattataaccAACCACGTCCGACCGATTTGTCTGTGGAACGACGACTCTGACTTAGCTCGCGTGGCTGGAACTGAAGCTACGGTATAAATTGTAcgggaatttgaaaaatcgatttatttttggcttatCTTATTCTGAAGGCGGTTGGGTTTGGGCTTGCTGACAACTACACGTTGCCAGATAAATTGCAAGAGGCTCGACTTCCGATTAGAGCTCACACAGAGTGCTACTTGTCAAGCAGAAggttttttgagaaatatttgcgGCCGGGAGTCAACTTTTGTGCAGGCTACACGAACAGTTAGTACACTCCTCATTTAGTCATCactaatttctcaattttaatatttaattcaggAACGACCACCTGCAATGGTGACAGCGGAGGCAGCCTTTCCGTGAAAAAAGACGGCCGTTGGTTCATCAGGGGAATTGTCAGCTTTGGAATTgcgaaaaaggtgatgtttgaGGGCGAAGAAATACCGTTGTGTCACCCAGACCACTATTCTTTGTTCGCTGACGTCGCGAGTTACATGGACTGGATCGTGGACAACACGCCGGAAATTTCATTCCGTAACTAAATGTTGGGGTTTGAAGCAAAACATGTGCTTTGACATATGGTTAAtggtttaatataaattttttagctaaaCAGTGTAATatcttatcaaaatattttatggtgtTTCAATATAAATTGGATTAAAAGAATTGTTTGCTCGGCTTTTAATATATGAAACCCtcaaaaacgaaattattGTAGCACACTCTAcgttgtgtttttgtttttgcaactTAATCTGTGTAGGTAAAGaagctaataattattttaagcacAAAAATATAGGACTTCTGGGAAAATTTATACatgtattttctttcaaaggagacagcttcaattttcatttattttttcttatagtCTTTCCCATAATATCTCGGTCTCATTAATATTCTtttgatggatgaccaaaatgAAACCAATATTTCTTCTCGCTAATTTCTAATcgtctaaaaaaattcacttaatTAGCCAACGCGATTCTAAATCGGCGCCTCGATCCGTGTCCACTTGAGGGATCAAAGccataacattaaatttgttgcgtAAAAAGGTTTtagatgaatttaattatggaAGTTTTACTGtaagagattttaaattagaaaattcccTAGATGCGTAAATGGACATGTTTCATTCTATCAAATAGAGCATCTTTGGTTTATCTGTTTTAAATCAGCATCTGTTATGGCAATTAATATTGTTCGTAATTTTGCTCAACACTTGGCAGCAGACGCGCTGTGCTTTTTTCAGAGGCAGATAGAGATGCTTTTTAATACAAGCGAGGAGAGAGCAGCACGCCCGCCGTTGGAACAGCCGATTCTAGTGATAAATTTCGCTGGAGAAGACCTTCTCAAATAATTGCCAGAGACGACTGGTTTTTGCCTTTTGAAGAGCTATTAGATAAGCGAACTGCTGGTCGCCGGAGCAGCGCCGGCCGGATGCCCAATCTCatcatttcaacaaatttctggCAATTTCTGGGCAGAacgaagaataaaaaaattaccacaaAGAGATCGCAGGAAATGGGCCCCTCCTGCTTACCTCTTATTCCTGGCGGGAATGAGTTTTCTCTGTTTGCATTTAATGagattatttcatttcctcaAAACAGCAAACGCTTTTTTCACACGCTGTTttcgtgaaatttaatttatttgtaatttttaagagagGACAAGTCGAAGGTTATGGTTGTCAGAGTTTCTTTGGATGTTGAATTGCGGGACCAACTGTACGCCGCGCATTACAACTCCAACGCTTGCAAGCCTCCGCGCCTTTGTTCAGTTCAGGCGGCTGCTctccatttattttgaatatccACCCCCTTTTTCCTGCCTCTCCTGATAgaccatttaaaacaaaaaattcagatatATATGTTAAGCACccttaacataaaaaaatttaatgattttttcggCTGAGATCAatcaaaaatccaaaaattggTTGACCTTCCAAATAAATCGTAATCAGAAGAACCCGAAACataaccaaaaaaaaaaaaaagaattccaTAATACTGACCAAAcgatttctcttttattttgtcacatttttttttataatttaggaaattcttgaaatatatTCTGCGGAGCTATATAAATTCGAGAATAAAATACTAGAGATGTTTGGTAgattcttttaataaaaacgtgaaaaatttaattgtaaggcAACAAGTAGAGTCACACTACAATTTTTCTGCGTCTGCATTCAGCtcgaaaaataaaccaaaagcgacaattatttaaaaaaatcagctgtcATGATCCAAAACCTCAGTGGAAATTACTTGGACCTCTGagtagattttttctttcttcccaAAATTATcccataattattttccagtctAACGACAAGATGATAGAATTTTATTAAGGCTTTAGAAATCGGCGTTATgagaatatattttgcaatccTATTTTCGTGGTAATGTACCCGTGAGAGATATCGGAATGAGAGACGcttcaaaaattgatggaattccaaaattgtccacattttattctttgaaaagataaaatttcccGCGGGGGGTAAAAATGCGTGCATTCACTGCCGCTTGCTGTCTGCCCTGAAAGGTTATTCGGATGCCACACACCTTGTAATCGGCACGTTGATTCCGGAACAAAATTTGGTAAGACGTTATGGAGTAGCAGTTTCAAGCTGTATTTAGTAATTGTTTTTACAGGTAGATTGAAATGGCCGGCAATGAGCAACTGCTTTCCTTAGCTAAAAGTAGACTGGTTGATGTATTATTCCAGAGAGGAGACGCATTCCgatatttgattaaaagatGTATCGTAAGAAACATCGATCGGTACATGCAAAATGATGCTACGAAACAACGCTTTAAAGAAACCATTTGTAAGATCTGTAAATATCCATagccaatttattttcattaaattctttatATTTCAGCTCCTCGGttgcgaaatgaaattttgtttgagctCCTGAAGCCAAGGTTCATTCGTCATGGGCAAGAGCAGATAgatgagtttaaaaatagaatgaaaGCTTTGCCATGTCTGCTTAACTCGATGACCAAACAAATCAACTTGTGTAGTCTTTATAGATGTTTTCCAGAGGATTTGAAGGAGGTTTCCAAGCTAAGTGTAATCATTCTATTATTAAAGAGCGACTTTGaagaagtttctgagcccagcAATCGatgattcttgagggtcgaattaggtaaagtggatctTATTTTCCAGACTAAAAAGTCTAGCACGACGTTCCAACTATTTTTTCCGCCAATACAATATGAAGctctgcgcatgcgtgagagctatttgagcacttgcaatgaatgacttctttgtcagctcacgcatgcgcacttctcgcataaACGTTCATATtgatttggcgggaaaaaaagttcgcacgtcgcgctggactctttgctggaaaaaatatctactttacctaattcgacccccaagaatcgattggtttgctcagaaacttcgtcaaagacggtctttaagcagtgtgtgatttaatatttttctatataaTTCAAGGTCTTCGATTGGATCGCTGAAAAAGCTCCAAATATGGAAGTGCTTGCTTTCACCTTTAAAGGAGCAGTTGTGAGCAAACCTATCGTGCAATCATTGATCAGAATGAAGCAACTGCGAAGTTTATGGCTCGTCGGTGGCATCCTGCGCTGGCAAGACTTTGTggagatttgtaaaaatttgcccaatctcattcaaattaaattttctcactttGATGAATCTGCCGATTGTATCCGCCTTCTCGAGATGAAAAGAAACCTCAAAGACATTTCCCACCTCAAAAGCATAACTTGTGGAGAATTATGCTGCCGAATTATGGAACTTTTTGAAAGGCATCTGCCCGATTTTCAATGGTGTTGCGAAGGACCACTCACCACTAATCATGCCAAAGCGTTTGATCTCGAcggaaacaacaaaaaaacagCGACAGCGCGTTCATTCATGCACAGACCTTTGTACCATCGCCTCGCCAAGGAGATTCCTGCCAAGTTCCCAAATATAGTGTCATATCAGGTGACTATATTCAATTTAGATACGTGATAACTATAATCATTTGTGACTTATTTGCACAGATGGACTGTCATGAAGAGAAATACGAAGATTCTCTCCTTCAACATCTGCCGGATTTTCGGGTACTTCAGAATTTGCGCTTTGCGGGGCTGAATGATCCGCAAATTTTGTACCACGCTTTGGTGAAGTACGGTGGAAACTTGCGAAAGGTCACCGTTATCGGGCACAGAGAGCCAAGTTTAGATATTAAACGCATTTTTGACCTCAGCCCCAATTTGGAACACCTGGAACTGGTAGGGGTCCGCCTGATCAACCATTCAGGTCAGATTAACCACTCGAGGCTCATGAAACTCTCGCTGGTGAACACAAGgtaattttcatgaattaaaggtttttattaatatcgTAAACCATTCAATCGTAGATGCAACAAAAAATCCGAGATTCTACTGGCTCCGCAACTTCAGGTGGTAACGCTCTGTGGACATTACTCTGACCTGCTgcatttatgttttaatcCGTTAATCCATAATGTAAGCGCGATATCCATGGCTACTAGACATTATCGTTACACTAAGATgatcaaaatttggaatttgacAATGGTCGTGTCAGactgtgaaaatatttctgttgAACAGTTCACAGTTCTATCTCAGTCTATTCAATTGTTGTCTGCCTTTTCTGTACCGTGTCTGACAGATTTCCACTTGTTTTACGGTGAAATCGGCGAGATTGATGACGTGCACTATTTGCAAGTAGACCCATATCCCAGAATTTATTGGCCAGCCGTTGCCAACTTAATCGAGATTTTGAAAGTGTATCAATGATATACACTGCCCGGAAGTGTTAAAAAATGCCTGCTTTTTTAGATGTAAAcctagaataaataaaaagagctcGTCTTCAAGTGCCTAAACCAGTTCgactttcatttaaaaactcGCTTTACACAAATCAGaatcttgcaaaaatcgaggaaaagttaaaattcaaccctttGTTGGAGGTCACTGGAAATCTAGAGCGCTAGAATAGTTTCgatggaaaataatgcaaaaaatcccCGGGGTccagattgcgatctgtgtttggttcccgccagtcagatttttaaataaatggcatcgaaataatggaggccaatcagaagcgttgaaaaagagGCGACCTAAtgatttcattcccgcgtattttgttatatttccaATTGGCCTGaagtgccatctaacggtcgattcgccaattaccgggctaatcagctgttcaTAAAGAAAtgacaacaaataaatcagtcagcttgaaaaattcgccttttttgaagctgcgcagtaaacttgagcgcatcttaagcatgcgcagcaTGATCATATCGCTTTCTAATCTCACTGAGAGGTCAAAACGCAGCACTGCGCACGcttgaccaaaattaaaaccttctgcgcactCAGAATTTCCACCGTGTTGCGATCTGTATTGATTCCCGCCGGTCataagtcaatatggcgtcaaaTTAATGGAGGTCAATCAAGAGACAGGCCagtggccaatcagaagcgtcaaaaaagaggcgtatACTTtcattttggcattttttgctttatttccATTGGCCTGAAGTGCCATCGAACGtttgattcgccaattaccgggctatcaagctgttagtaaagaaacagcaaaaatattcatcgccGTGCTGactttattttcatgataaatttcatttcacacgcgtttttaactttcccgccgtagtctaccagacgccatatcgctgcgcgtcgcatgaatATCCGGCCCCtgatgctaaaaataaatgtttggcCGTGCACTCtcgaataattttatcaaatatttctttttctccgCGATATTTAATCTAGTTGCAAGCCATATCCATGtccctgaaataaaaatgattccaACTTGAAAACTGCGATtatagttttcatttttcgaggagtttcaaaatatttttctgaatagTTGATATGGGAACAACGATGTGTGGCTTCTGGGGAGTTATGTTTTGATTAAAGCCTCTCAGGGCGAGAGTCAGAGAGAGAAGTGTTGGAGGAGGAGAGAGAAATCAGCTGGAGATTGGAGGGAAAAACCTTCATTTCGAGGCAAGCAGCGGATTTGACGACCTAAACATTCTGGACCGCTCGAAGAGCAGTTTTTCTGTGGGTGCAAACCTTGGCCAACGTTTTACTAAGTATAAATTTGCACCATAAATCCTATTAAATCCTGGAGAAGTATTAAAAGCGTAATTCatggatatttttgttttgattcagCAGGTCGATAAGTCGTACGAGATGGTTGCCACATTACTGACTAAACTCAGgctgcagaaaataaatctgagaAGAAATGGCGGCTTGAAGAAAGACCTGATTAAAAGATGCTTCGTAAAAAACATCGATTGGTACATGCAAAACGTCAGAAAACGCCACTTTTCGACAAAAGTTTGTGAGTCCTGGaggaaataacaaattaatctttgtgctgattcaattttgtttgttagCTGGTCCGATGCGTAATGAGATTCTGGAAGAGATCCTGAAGCCAAGGTCGATTGATCACGATCAAAAGAAGAAGGAATTTGATAGAATGATGAGAGCTTTACTTTATCTTCTCAGCTCGTGGACCAAAGAAATTAATCTGGACAGCCTTTTGATTTTCTGTCCGGAAAGATTAGTGGAGGTCACCTTCCCAAAGGtaactattattttaatgcgtgGTTTGAGgctgtatttatttgtaaaggTCCTGAGGTACGTCGCTCGAGGAGCTCCAAACCTCGAAAACCTCAGTGCCCACACTCTTCCAGCAGTTTTGCGCTCTAAAGTAATGAAGAACTTAATCAAAATGAAGCAACTGCGACATCTTACGCTCAAAGGCTGCATCCTCCACTGGCAAGACTTTGTGgaactttgtaaaaatttgccaCACCTCAAGGAACTTCGAATCGGTCGCTTCCACGACTCAGCCAACACCCTTCGCCTTCTGGAGTTGAAAAAAGGCCTCAACGACATTGCTCACATCCGTACCCTCCACTGCAAAACAATTCAAGGCCTAATGCTTGAGGTTTTGGAGAGGAATCTGCCCAATCTTAACCTGGTATTCAAGGGACCACTCAAAAATGCAGCCTTTTTGTGCGATGGTGATCACAAAACAACTGCAAATATGCGTGAAATTCTGTACAGACCTCTTTACAGTCGTTTCGCCAGGCAAATTTCTCAGAGGTTTCCAAATGTAACATTCTACCAGGtattctcatttttatatttgtcaaACTGTCGTCATGAGAGAGCGTTTCTAGGTAGACTGTCATGGTGCGGAATACAAAGATTTTCTTCCTGATCACCTGCCGTATTTCGCAAAACTCGagcaattgaaatttgaggGTCTGAAGTGTCcggaaattttttactgcgTCCTGCTGAGGTACGGTAGAAATTTGCAAGAGCTCGTCGTGAGAGGAGATGGAGAACCGAGATTAAGTTTCCAGCGCATCTTCGATCTATGCCCCAAATTGCAATATCTAACTCTGCGAAGGGTTTGTGTGGTAGACAATTCAGAGCCGATAAACTTCCTGAAGCTCAAGGAACTCTCCTTGATCAAAATCAGGTATTTATATACATCTCAAGttagttaattatttattctgattGTTTGTTTAACAGTTGCGAAAATCCGTCCAACATTTTGCTGGCTCCTAACCTCTATAAGGTAACCCTCAATGCGAAATATTCCGATTTGGAGAAATTGTGCCACGTGCTGCCCGCCGGCCAGAGCAAAATCGAGACCTTCATCATGCACTTGAGAGACCTTGTATGCATATCAAGGGAAAATTTCGAAAGTCTCTCACAATTTTGGAAAGTCCTATCAGCTCTATCACCGAGACTGactttttgcaagtttttcaTTGGTGTTTGGAAAACTGAGTACTGCTCGCATGTGAAATTATGTCGATATATTTGTGGAGAGGTCGGAGGCATGTTGTTTTACCCTGATTCGAGCCTTGTCGACGTTTTGCAAGCGTATGACTGATAAGAGGGGTTATTCTCCAAGCCAGAATTAAAACTTCAACTCCTTTGAATAAAGAATGACCTCATGCATGcgataaaaagatttttcaacttttattttgcacacCCTTGCACCTTTCGAGGTTTAAAGGAcagttttttcatttctttgatGAAGAttgtgtatttaaaattaaaaattcaacaagtcAATCTATTcaatcatttcatttaaaattttattaacgaatgattaatatttcaagGTTTTGCTAGAAGGTTTCTGTCATGCGCACTCGCCCCTGCCAGGCTGTGGCCCTGAGTAAAGACTTGCGGACATTGCGGGCACCAAATTTAAGTCCCTCCTCCTGCCAATGACGTCACTGACTGCCAGCACTCTGGCGCGGCATGAAGTACTATGCTGTGCTAAAACACCGAGCAGTGACGTCATATTGGAGGAGAGGCTTAAAATTccgttttaaatatattatgtcgGTGTCCACCAGCCCTACTTAAATAGCCGTGAGAGGGGGCATTCACCTTATTCCCCTGGCACCCAAACCAAAACCCAACACACAGCGTCTGCTGCTGAGCCAGAGTCCACTTGTTGCCAAGGGGTGTGGAACTAAGAGTGGTAGTTGGAAATTAACCGACAAAATTAGGCTGTATCAGTAAGGAGAAACTTCATTAATTTAACTCGAGCGTTTTTGGAGGAATGTAGTGGGCCAAAAGTAGGGGTGCCAGACTTCCAAAGCTGTGGGGCAGAGACCGCCGAAGGCACCGGGATCTGCCCTCGGGGAAATTCTGCGTCCACCGCCGTGCTGTTCCGTTTACTCGTTGACGCTCGTGGCGCGCCGAGCTCGGCGCCCACTAGCGTCTCGGCAGGAGGGGTGGCAGCAGCTGCGGTTCGCGCATCCCCCTGGGCAATTGGGTTCTCAGACAGGGGCACAAATTTCCCGTCCGTTGGAATCGAGGGAATTGACGGAAATAAAGGGGCCATGTGTATAAACAGCGATAACTGAAATTTTGGGGCGCAACAACTTGATATTTCAGATTTActatatctgaaattttcaattttcgaaaatcgcgatttcccaacaaaggcccccgatttttttgctcaaaatttccctaTGAAACACCTCtaaattcaggatgggcaaataaagtcggtaaataTTGACAATAGCCCTTaatcctatcgcgaaaatcgtcaGCTAGCTTTGACCTTTTAGGggttaaaaagaaatttaaaaaaaattgtttcattccTTTAGCTTTAgagcataaacaaaaatatacagaattaattttaattttttatgtaaggATCCAAATATAATGACACCCTGTTTGGCACGTGGTTTtcagatcttgatgaaattcggtggagatgttgccctagTAGACCTAAGTTGAAACCTAAAAtataagttgaaaattaagaaaattgtccattttgcaggggttcaaaatttaagatttttgaaaaaggtgatgttttcggcgatttgtaactAAGACTCTGTTTGTGGTGAACACGAAATTTGGTATCCAAATACAACGAATAAAAGAGATCTGTCAAAATTATGCATATATAATAAcgggtttatttttaaaataacttgcTCTGCtttaaaatcacaatattAGATTCGTAAAAGACTTCAAGGAGGTTTTGCTAGACGGTTACAGTCATACTCATTGGCACCTTCCAATTAGCTGCGACCTTTCGAGGTCATTCCACCCACCTGGCTGCCGCAGGTAAACAAAAAAACCTCGTCAACTGCGAACTTGCGGAGCACATGCTACAGGGAGTCGCAATACTTGTAACTTAACCGAGAAAATTAAGCTGAATCGATCAGGTTAGACTCAAATCATTTATAACAGGAATTCACTCTTtcgaagcaaatttaaaaatacatatataggTTGTGCTTTAAGTCTCCTTTCGCCAAGCCCAATCGAACAAACGTGAAATTCGAAAGTCAAACTTAATCGctactgttaattttaatttacataaaaaatgcgCGGCTCAggatttaattctttttttttttatttcagatcaGTCAACATGAAGGACGACTTGGTTTCCTTAACCAAAGTCAGGCTGCAAAGAAATATTCTGAACAGTCCAAGCAGCTTGAAGGACAATTCCATAAGAACTTTCATAAAACACATCGGCTGGTTCCTAGATAATgtcaacaaaattcaattcaccAGAAAAGTGTGTAAGTGATGgacaaaatctaatttgaaacgaataa
It encodes:
- the LOC135936588 gene encoding serine proteinase stubble-like, giving the protein MEDKRKRRAPGVQRKLVSSLITHPKYDPKEFNSDVGLVILNEKIIITNHVRPICLWNDDSDLARVAGTEATAVGFGLADNYTLPDKLQEARLPIRAHTECYLSSRRFFEKYLRPGVNFCAGYTNRTTTCNGDSGGSLSVKKDGRWFIRGIVSFGIAKKVMFEGEEIPLCHPDHYSLFADVASYMDWIVDNTPEISFRN
- the LOC135937401 gene encoding uncharacterized protein LOC135937401, which gives rise to MKNLIKMKQLRHLTLKGCILHWQDFVELCKNLPHLKELRIGRFHDSANTLRLLELKKGLNDIAHIRTLHCKTIQGLMLEVLERNLPNLNLVFKGPLKNAAFLCDGDHKTTANMREILYRPLYSRFARQISQRFPNVTFYQVDCHGAEYKDFLPDHLPYFAKLEQLKFEGLKCPEIFYCVLLRYGRNLQELVVRGDGEPRLSFQRIFDLCPKLQYLTLRRVCVVDNSEPINFLKLKELSLIKISCENPSNILLAPNLYKVTLNAKYSDLEKLCHVLPAGQSKIETFIMHLRDLVCISRENFESLSQFWKVLSALSPRLTFCKFFIGVWKTEYCSHVKLCRYICGEVGGMLFYPDSSLVDVLQASVNMKDDLVSLTKVRLQRNILNSPSSLKDNSIRTFIKHIGWFLDNVNKIQFTRKVSGPVREEILKELLRPRKIDRGERNRKFANTMKAIPYLLSSWTIELKLNFLYYLCPMEIRQNLTPRILSMIAKGAPNIGKLIDRGSTTVFTKQIRKSLCRMDKLTCLELNNMALQWRDLVNICKALPTLEKMGFLCFDRSIRPEEMEKDLDAVVRLRELYCRQMSFFELDLFEKLLPNLDVIVEGPTATVERVPLISHDGDTQVIAHLRGFLSRRLNDPSGSGLP